A stretch of Sulfuricurvum sp. DNA encodes these proteins:
- a CDS encoding response regulator yields the protein MFNEFQQGIIIIVAIVVGIFVLYLIVKRSSTSQTHSDEPEKNDLAEVSVSAQETVEETPELHEEPIVELVSEIPLYGTEEGDFGVRTTTLEERVEESTDRRKSDKTIQKRSVPPHGKITKQNFAEFAGERILVAEDNVINQKVLVGLLAGSGIELVLANDGQEALNILENDTNFLMILMDAHMPRVDGFQATRIIRENPKYDHILVVALSGDTASDDIQKMKDAGMSEQLEKPLRMESLYQIIYAYTGKETQEEATITKILDADQGLDTCGGDEGFYREILSEFRTDYLNSSDKLGELLRSNNLQDADGYLLDIIGVTANIGADSLCAIASTMKLALSDTQERSYFILFDQYKIQLNSVMEEIKEYLG from the coding sequence ATGTTTAATGAATTTCAACAAGGGATTATAATTATAGTAGCCATAGTGGTTGGGATATTCGTTCTTTACTTGATCGTAAAAAGAAGCTCAACTTCGCAAACTCATAGTGATGAACCAGAAAAGAACGATTTAGCGGAAGTATCTGTATCTGCTCAAGAGACGGTAGAAGAAACTCCAGAGCTACATGAAGAGCCAATAGTAGAGCTCGTTTCAGAAATCCCCTTATATGGAACAGAAGAAGGCGATTTTGGAGTTAGAACAACGACTCTGGAAGAGAGGGTTGAAGAGTCCACGGATAGAAGAAAAAGTGACAAGACAATCCAAAAACGTTCCGTTCCCCCACATGGCAAAATTACAAAACAGAATTTTGCTGAATTTGCCGGTGAGAGAATATTGGTTGCAGAAGATAACGTTATTAACCAAAAAGTTCTTGTAGGTCTTTTAGCGGGAAGCGGTATAGAGTTGGTTTTAGCTAACGATGGTCAAGAAGCTCTTAATATACTTGAAAATGACACCAACTTTTTGATGATTTTGATGGATGCACACATGCCAAGAGTGGATGGTTTTCAAGCAACACGTATTATCCGAGAAAATCCAAAATACGACCACATTTTAGTAGTAGCACTTAGTGGAGATACTGCATCAGACGACATACAAAAAATGAAGGATGCAGGGATGTCTGAGCAGCTAGAAAAGCCTTTGAGAATGGAATCTTTGTATCAAATCATTTATGCGTATACAGGTAAAGAGACTCAGGAAGAAGCTACAATAACAAAAATTTTAGATGCTGATCAAGGGCTTGACACGTGTGGAGGAGATGAAGGTTTCTATCGTGAAATCTTGTCAGAGTTTAGAACTGACTATCTCAATTCTTCGGATAAATTAGGAGAACTTTTGCGCTCAAATAATCTTCAAGATGCTGATGGGTACCTTCTTGATATTATCGGGGTTACTGCAAATATCGGGGCGGACTCACTCTGTGCAATTGCTTCAACCATGAAACTGGCTCTTAGTGATACTCAGGAACGGAGTTATTTTATCCTTTTTGACCAGTATAAAATCCAACTTAACAGTGTAATGGAAGAAATTAAAGAGTATCTTGGATGA
- a CDS encoding response regulator, translating to MFNEFQQGIIVTIAIVEAIIIFYLMLKRCSISQTHSNVIVKNDIPEVVIQEKVEVVPEIVEEPEAELLPEVKEELKPEILPEVHEELEEEILPVILEEPKIEPISEVSLHGEKEEIEFIAPVRKDIEITSKRKSDKIIPKRAVPAHGKITKQSFSEFAGERILVAEDNPINQKVLLGLLAGSGIELVIANDGQEVLDILKKDTNFLMILMDAHMPRVDGFEATRIIRENTKYDHILVVALSGDTASDDIHKMKNAGMSEHLEKPLRMESLYKIIYAYTRSEVQNEKSTKTITTKNLDVDKGLQACGEDDEFYREILSEFRMNYANSSDKLGEFLRSGNIKAADALLLDIIGIAANIGADPLYEIASSMKLALSDTHEQSYFILFDHYNDELDRLMGDIREYL from the coding sequence ATGTTTAATGAATTTCAACAAGGCATTATAGTCACCATAGCCATAGTAGAAGCGATCATAATTTTTTATCTAATGTTAAAAAGATGTTCAATCTCACAAACTCATAGTAATGTGATAGTAAAAAATGATATACCGGAAGTGGTTATCCAAGAGAAAGTAGAAGTAGTTCCAGAGATAGTAGAAGAGCCGGAAGCAGAGCTGTTGCCCGAGGTAAAGGAAGAGTTAAAACCAGAGATACTTCCTGAGGTGCACGAAGAACTCGAAGAAGAAATACTTCCGGTGATACTAGAAGAGCCAAAGATAGAGCCAATTTCAGAGGTTTCCTTACATGGAGAAAAAGAAGAGATTGAATTCATCGCACCAGTTCGCAAAGATATAGAGATAACAAGTAAAAGAAAAAGTGACAAAATAATCCCAAAACGAGCTGTTCCAGCACATGGAAAAATTACCAAACAAAGTTTTTCTGAATTCGCAGGTGAGAGAATATTGGTTGCAGAAGATAATCCTATTAATCAAAAAGTGCTTTTGGGATTATTAGCGGGAAGCGGTATAGAGTTAGTTATAGCCAATGATGGTCAAGAAGTTCTAGATATTCTTAAAAAAGATACAAATTTTTTGATGATTTTGATGGATGCTCATATGCCTAGAGTGGATGGTTTTGAAGCAACACGGATTATTCGAGAAAATACAAAATACGACCACATTTTAGTAGTAGCACTTAGTGGAGATACTGCCTCTGATGACATACATAAAATGAAGAATGCAGGGATGTCTGAACATCTGGAGAAGCCTCTGAGAATGGAATCTCTCTATAAAATTATCTATGCTTATACAAGGAGTGAAGTTCAAAATGAGAAGTCAACAAAAACTATAACAACAAAAAATTTAGATGTGGACAAAGGACTTCAGGCGTGTGGAGAAGATGATGAGTTTTACCGTGAAATATTATCAGAGTTTAGGATGAACTATGCCAATTCTTCGGACAAGTTAGGAGAATTTTTACGCTCTGGAAATATTAAAGCTGCTGACGCATTACTTCTTGATATTATCGGCATAGCTGCAAACATCGGGGCAGATCCCCTGTACGAAATCGCTTCAAGTATGAAACTGGCTCTGAGTGACACACATGAACAGAGCTACTTTATCCTTTTTGATCACTACAATGATGAGCTAGATAGATTAATGGGAGATATTAGAGAATATCTTTGA
- a CDS encoding DUF3883 domain-containing protein → MKKSGQKHQNYEILNLIGYGLSKFNDDFIKEFGFSTKTAFYEYCVLHNIAETVGTVKNRMDLFDHFFPNNGRKGWWQKGDTYIHRKILIDSLFGLEDAKGFANIVKLYMKENYEVEDILISVKPIVKSRFKKLQETGLEAEIYFMNNFNAISIFNDGSLEDARLFGDGYDFQVNVNTSTYLAEIKGIREKKGKFRLTENEYKKALEYQNDYIVTLVLNMNDLPTFLTIENPIKNLKFEERIINSKISKEYHLVGEIC, encoded by the coding sequence ATGAAAAAATCTGGACAAAAACATCAAAATTATGAAATTTTAAATCTCATAGGTTATGGGCTTTCAAAATTTAATGATGATTTTATAAAAGAGTTTGGATTTTCAACTAAAACAGCTTTTTATGAGTATTGTGTTCTCCATAACATAGCTGAAACAGTTGGTACTGTTAAAAATAGAATGGATTTATTTGATCATTTTTTTCCTAATAATGGAAGAAAAGGTTGGTGGCAAAAAGGTGATACCTATATTCATAGAAAAATTTTGATAGATAGTTTATTTGGACTTGAAGATGCCAAAGGATTTGCAAATATTGTAAAACTATATATGAAAGAAAATTATGAAGTTGAAGATATTTTGATCAGTGTTAAACCAATAGTTAAATCAAGATTTAAAAAGCTTCAAGAAACGGGATTAGAAGCAGAAATTTACTTTATGAATAATTTTAATGCAATCAGTATATTTAATGATGGAAGTTTAGAGGATGCAAGATTGTTTGGAGATGGGTACGATTTCCAAGTAAATGTAAATACTTCTACGTATTTAGCAGAAATAAAAGGTATTCGTGAGAAGAAAGGGAAATTTAGACTTACTGAAAATGAGTATAAAAAAGCATTGGAATATCAAAATGATTATATTGTAACTTTAGTATTAAATATGAATGATTTACCTACTTTCTTAACCATTGAAAATCCAATAAAAAATTTAAAATTTGAAGAAAGAATTATAAATTCTAAAATCAGCAAAGAATATCATTTGGTGGGTGAAATATGTTAA
- the dnaK gene encoding molecular chaperone DnaK, with translation MSKVIGIDLGTTNSCVAVYEGGEAKIIPNKEGKNTTPSVVAFTDKGEILVGDPAKRQAITNPDKTIYSVKRIMGLMMNEEKAKEAHDKVTYKIVDKNGMAAVDVAGKVYTPQEISAKILSKLKADAESYLGQSVTDAVITVPAYFNDAQRKATKEAGTIAGLNVLRIINEPTASALAYGLDSKGDEKVLVYDLGGGTFDVTVLEISEGTFEVLSTDGNAFLGGDDFDNKIVDFLATEFKSDHGIDLKADKMALQRLKDAAENAKKELSSAEETEINLPFITADASGPKHLVVKLTRAKFEGMIDTLVKETISHIKTAMKDAGLSKNEINEIIMVGGSTRLPIAQKMVSDEFGGKTLNKGVNPDEVVAAGAAIQGGVLRGDVKDVLLLDVTPLSLGIETLGGVMTKIIEKGTTIPVKKSQIFSTAEDNQPAVSISVAQGEREFARDNKSLGLFELTGIPSARRGVPQIEVTFDIDANGILTVSSTDKGTGKSQSITISGSSGLSEEEINKMVQDAETHKAEDAKRKEIVDLRNQADALASQTEKSLEEMGDKIDASEKATIETALEELKAVLKNQDATKEEIEAATKKLADASHKMAEQMYKQNEGGEAASSNAKKDDDVIDAEIE, from the coding sequence ATGTCAAAAGTAATTGGTATCGATTTAGGAACTACAAACTCATGTGTTGCTGTCTATGAAGGCGGCGAAGCGAAAATTATCCCGAATAAAGAGGGAAAAAATACAACTCCATCGGTTGTAGCGTTTACGGACAAAGGGGAAATCCTCGTAGGTGATCCTGCAAAACGTCAAGCGATTACTAACCCTGATAAAACGATCTACTCGGTCAAACGTATCATGGGTCTTATGATGAACGAAGAGAAAGCGAAAGAAGCACACGATAAAGTTACCTATAAAATCGTTGATAAAAACGGTATGGCTGCGGTTGACGTTGCGGGTAAAGTGTATACCCCTCAAGAAATCTCGGCAAAAATCCTTTCAAAATTGAAAGCGGATGCAGAGTCATACTTGGGTCAATCGGTAACCGATGCGGTTATCACTGTACCAGCATATTTCAATGATGCACAACGTAAAGCGACCAAAGAAGCGGGAACCATCGCAGGATTGAACGTCCTTCGTATCATCAACGAGCCTACTGCTTCTGCATTGGCGTATGGTTTGGATTCAAAAGGGGATGAAAAAGTTCTTGTTTACGATCTAGGGGGCGGAACATTCGACGTTACGGTTTTGGAAATCTCTGAGGGGACTTTCGAAGTTCTATCAACCGATGGAAACGCGTTCCTCGGTGGGGATGACTTCGATAATAAAATCGTAGATTTCCTCGCAACTGAATTCAAATCAGACCACGGAATAGACCTTAAAGCGGACAAAATGGCGCTTCAACGTCTCAAAGACGCGGCAGAAAATGCGAAAAAAGAGCTCTCTTCAGCAGAAGAAACAGAGATTAACCTTCCATTTATCACCGCAGACGCATCAGGTCCTAAACACTTGGTTGTAAAACTTACTCGTGCGAAATTCGAGGGGATGATTGATACGCTTGTAAAAGAGACAATCAGCCACATCAAAACAGCGATGAAAGATGCGGGATTAAGCAAAAACGAAATCAACGAAATCATCATGGTCGGTGGATCAACGCGTCTTCCAATCGCACAAAAAATGGTTTCGGATGAGTTTGGCGGTAAAACGTTGAACAAAGGGGTAAATCCTGATGAAGTAGTAGCAGCGGGTGCCGCAATCCAAGGTGGGGTTTTACGTGGAGATGTTAAAGACGTTCTCTTGCTTGACGTTACACCATTGTCTCTCGGTATCGAAACTCTCGGTGGCGTTATGACAAAAATCATCGAAAAAGGGACGACTATCCCAGTGAAAAAATCACAAATCTTCTCAACAGCAGAAGATAACCAACCAGCCGTTAGCATCTCTGTAGCTCAAGGTGAGCGTGAGTTCGCCCGTGATAATAAATCTCTCGGATTGTTCGAACTTACAGGTATCCCATCGGCACGTCGCGGTGTACCTCAAATCGAGGTAACGTTTGACATCGATGCGAACGGTATCTTGACTGTTAGCTCGACTGACAAAGGGACAGGTAAATCACAATCGATTACCATCTCTGGAAGCTCAGGACTCAGCGAAGAAGAGATCAATAAAATGGTTCAAGATGCTGAAACGCACAAAGCCGAAGATGCAAAACGCAAAGAGATCGTAGACCTCCGCAACCAAGCGGACGCACTTGCAAGCCAAACCGAAAAATCTCTCGAAGAGATGGGTGATAAAATCGACGCAAGCGAAAAAGCAACCATCGAAACCGCTCTCGAAGAACTCAAAGCGGTCTTGAAAAATCAAGATGCTACCAAAGAAGAGATCGAAGCAGCGACGAAAAAACTAGCAGATGCAAGCCATAAAATGGCAGAGCAAATGTACAAACAAAACGAAGGCGGTGAAGCCGCTTCGTCAAACGCGAAAAAAGATGACGACGTCATCGACGCAGAAATCGAGTAA
- a CDS encoding nucleotide exchange factor GrpE, whose amino-acid sequence MSTEVNEEVVGEEEMTQNGSESTIEEPKSDLEIAQAELASFQDKYARVHADFDNIKKRLEREKYQALEYANEKFAKDLIPVVDSLSMAIGATAIDADANVLLEKLKEGVELTMKQLLSVLEKHGVTPVDENEPFNPDIHNAVQRVDSDAHESGAIVNTFQKGFRYKERTLRDAMVVIAN is encoded by the coding sequence ATGTCAACAGAAGTAAATGAAGAGGTTGTCGGCGAAGAAGAGATGACTCAAAACGGGTCAGAATCTACCATCGAAGAGCCTAAAAGCGATCTTGAAATCGCACAAGCAGAACTCGCATCGTTTCAAGATAAATATGCGCGTGTACATGCCGATTTCGACAATATCAAAAAACGCCTTGAGAGAGAAAAATATCAAGCACTTGAATACGCAAACGAAAAATTTGCCAAAGATTTGATCCCCGTAGTCGATTCGCTCTCTATGGCGATAGGAGCTACGGCTATCGATGCAGATGCAAACGTGTTGCTTGAAAAGCTCAAAGAGGGTGTTGAACTCACCATGAAACAGCTTTTAAGCGTTCTCGAAAAACATGGAGTAACCCCTGTTGATGAGAATGAGCCGTTTAATCCGGATATTCATAACGCTGTACAACGTGTGGACAGTGATGCTCATGAGAGCGGAGCAATCGTAAACACTTTTCAAAAAGGGTTTCGATATAAAGAGCGAACATTGCGCGATGCAATGGTCGTTATTGCAAATTAA
- a CDS encoding DASS family sodium-coupled anion symporter, which yields MTLPLKRTLSLVALCLFALLLYSTPPPLGITPNAWVLFTIFISTIISILFNLLPIITASIIALSISVLSGVIEPSKAYAGFSESFILLIVAAFLVSHAVHKSGLGKRLSLHIIRRFGHSTLGLGYSVIATDILLAPAFPSNTARSGVLYPIVYGLAHDCDSKVGNNTHKKAGAYLMMTSMAGLTISSGLWLTAMAVNPIGVGIAEKMGIHITFGTWLLYAIVPTLVAFLMIPWILYKIYPPELRDTPDAPQKAKEALRTMGGISRNEWITGAVFLGMLILWSLSGIFPIDKTAVAFGGLGILMATRVFGIDDFKSQGEALSTLIWFAILFALSTQLAEQGFMSAVANHFTLYLNGLSWMSVYLLLVILYVVIHYLFVSQSAHLLALFGIFLSVGVSAGVPGELMAMMLLFATNFNATITPQGSSSNAIYLSSGYISAREIYIYGGAVTLLNLIIFLGVGTPWILLIK from the coding sequence ATGACTTTGCCCCTAAAACGTACCCTTAGCCTCGTGGCACTTTGCCTATTTGCCCTATTACTCTATAGCACGCCACCCCCTTTGGGGATTACACCAAATGCATGGGTTTTGTTTACTATCTTTATCTCTACCATTATCTCGATATTGTTTAATCTCCTACCTATCATCACAGCATCCATTATTGCCCTCTCTATCAGTGTTTTATCGGGTGTTATCGAGCCTTCCAAAGCGTACGCGGGATTTTCGGAGAGTTTTATCCTCCTCATCGTTGCGGCATTTTTGGTCTCTCATGCCGTCCATAAATCGGGACTAGGAAAGCGTTTATCACTTCATATCATCCGTCGTTTCGGTCACTCTACATTAGGGCTTGGGTACAGCGTTATTGCTACCGATATTCTCCTTGCCCCTGCATTTCCAAGTAACACCGCCCGATCAGGTGTCCTCTACCCTATCGTTTACGGTCTCGCACACGATTGTGATTCCAAAGTGGGAAACAATACCCATAAAAAAGCGGGCGCTTATCTGATGATGACCTCGATGGCGGGGCTCACTATCTCTTCAGGACTTTGGCTCACCGCCATGGCAGTGAATCCGATAGGGGTAGGGATTGCGGAAAAAATGGGGATTCATATCACGTTCGGAACATGGCTTTTATACGCGATTGTTCCTACACTGGTGGCTTTTCTGATGATTCCATGGATTCTCTACAAAATTTATCCGCCGGAACTTCGAGATACCCCCGATGCTCCCCAAAAAGCAAAAGAGGCACTTAGAACCATGGGTGGAATCAGCCGCAATGAGTGGATAACGGGAGCGGTCTTTTTAGGAATGCTGATTCTTTGGTCACTCTCAGGGATTTTTCCCATCGATAAAACCGCCGTTGCCTTCGGAGGGCTTGGGATTCTGATGGCAACACGGGTATTTGGAATCGACGATTTTAAATCTCAAGGGGAAGCTCTTAGCACCCTTATTTGGTTTGCAATCCTTTTTGCCCTCTCAACGCAACTCGCAGAACAAGGTTTTATGAGTGCCGTTGCGAACCATTTTACTCTCTATCTCAATGGTCTTTCGTGGATGAGCGTCTATCTTTTACTCGTGATCCTCTATGTTGTGATTCACTACCTGTTTGTCTCACAAAGTGCCCATTTGCTCGCTTTGTTTGGAATCTTTCTCTCAGTAGGTGTTTCAGCGGGTGTTCCGGGGGAGTTAATGGCGATGATGTTACTCTTTGCGACCAATTTTAACGCTACCATCACCCCACAAGGTTCATCGTCCAACGCCATCTATCTCAGCTCAGGCTACATCAGTGCCCGTGAAATCTATATTTACGGAGGGGCAGTAACACTCCTCAATCTTATCATCTTTTTAGGGGTTGGAACACCGTGGATACTGTTGATAAAATAG
- a CDS encoding ATP-binding protein produces MNNEIFTKEVVALYRALPIPIVATLFNSIIIAFILKDQVPHDSIMLWIGLNFLILAVRLTSFLRFKEFIHPQNVTLAYRIYMVGIIGSGVIWGTSIFYLLPNSSIHMMMLIVIIGGMVAGGVGSSSYRPESYIFYNLFVITPYALHFMLDNSNDNSWMVGTALVLFAAMMIISSKNFHANFTEVVLLQRQQEELIDHLEQEQLYVQHLNDNLLQEIVEKEKYQTELITALEEANQAAIAKDAFFATMSHELRTPLNSIIGFSQILMKRNDTPNEFSTFIEKILISGRHLLDLVNTILDFSKMKAGKMELHPTTFAVSEIFQDVAIIGEPLANKRHISLKFPTTYDKSMHGDRKMIQQIMINILSNAIKFSPEHSSITINYECSDNHLFTICDQGSGIAAEHLETIFDPFTQIEGVTQTAIKGTGLGLAIVKEMIHAHHGKIWATSTLGEGSCFYFSIPIEP; encoded by the coding sequence ATGAACAATGAAATCTTTACCAAAGAAGTAGTAGCTCTCTATCGTGCACTTCCCATACCCATAGTTGCAACACTATTTAATTCCATCATCATTGCTTTTATTTTAAAAGATCAAGTTCCACACGATTCCATTATGTTATGGATCGGCTTGAATTTTTTGATCCTTGCGGTTCGATTAACCAGTTTTCTCCGTTTTAAAGAATTTATTCACCCTCAAAATGTTACTTTAGCTTATCGAATCTATATGGTTGGAATTATTGGTTCAGGGGTTATTTGGGGAACAAGTATTTTTTATCTTCTCCCTAACTCCTCTATCCACATGATGATGCTGATTGTTATCATTGGAGGGATGGTAGCCGGTGGCGTTGGTTCGAGCTCCTACCGCCCAGAAAGCTATATTTTTTATAACTTATTTGTCATTACACCGTATGCGCTCCATTTTATGCTAGACAACAGCAACGATAATTCATGGATGGTCGGAACAGCTCTTGTCCTTTTTGCTGCTATGATGATTATTTCAAGTAAAAATTTTCATGCTAATTTTACAGAAGTTGTTTTACTACAACGACAACAAGAAGAGCTAATCGACCATTTAGAGCAAGAACAGCTTTATGTTCAACACCTAAACGATAATCTCCTCCAAGAAATTGTAGAAAAAGAAAAATACCAAACGGAACTTATTACTGCCTTAGAAGAGGCCAATCAAGCCGCTATTGCGAAAGACGCTTTTTTTGCCACCATGAGCCATGAACTCCGAACCCCTTTAAACTCGATTATCGGGTTTTCACAAATCTTGATGAAACGAAATGATACCCCCAATGAGTTTTCCACCTTTATCGAAAAAATTCTCATATCGGGGAGACATCTTCTCGATTTAGTTAATACCATTCTCGATTTTTCGAAAATGAAAGCGGGGAAAATGGAACTTCATCCAACTACCTTTGCGGTGTCTGAAATTTTTCAAGATGTTGCTATTATCGGCGAACCACTAGCAAATAAACGTCATATTAGCCTCAAATTCCCCACTACTTATGACAAATCCATGCATGGGGATCGTAAAATGATTCAACAAATCATGATTAATATTTTGAGTAATGCTATTAAATTTTCACCCGAACACTCATCAATCACCATCAACTACGAATGCAGTGACAACCATCTATTTACAATATGCGATCAAGGAAGTGGTATTGCAGCTGAACATTTAGAGACTATTTTTGATCCATTTACCCAAATTGAAGGGGTGACACAAACTGCGATAAAAGGGACTGGATTAGGTCTCGCCATCGTTAAAGAGATGATCCATGCCCATCACGGAAAAATTTGGGCTACTAGCACACTGGGTGAGGGGAGCTGCTTTTATTTCTCTATCCCTATTGAACCTTGA
- a CDS encoding ComF family protein yields the protein MRCMMCERFSLSHICSSCQDSLLTPQLHKRKILGNIPVYSFFPYSDIEPLLLTKHTDVGYYIYTILAKRSLGSFAREWQYANRVASIGIDDHATSGYSHTAILNRALKSHNITPRYGILRASQHYKYAGKSVEERLLNPREFRYTPFKEEEVILVDDIVTTGTTLGEAAEVLHSNGKKVILCLTLSDAENK from the coding sequence ATGCGTTGTATGATGTGTGAGCGATTCAGTCTCTCGCATATCTGCTCCTCGTGTCAAGACTCACTGTTAACTCCCCAGCTCCATAAACGTAAAATATTAGGGAATATTCCCGTCTACTCTTTTTTTCCCTATAGCGATATCGAACCGTTGTTACTCACCAAACATACCGATGTTGGATACTATATATACACGATTTTAGCGAAGCGCTCATTAGGAAGTTTTGCCCGTGAATGGCAGTATGCTAATCGTGTCGCTTCCATCGGTATCGACGATCATGCTACTAGTGGGTATTCTCATACCGCGATATTGAATCGCGCGTTAAAATCACACAACATCACCCCTCGATACGGGATACTTCGTGCGAGTCAACACTATAAATACGCGGGGAAAAGTGTCGAAGAGCGACTTCTCAATCCTAGGGAGTTTCGTTATACCCCTTTTAAAGAAGAGGAGGTGATATTGGTGGATGATATCGTTACAACGGGAACGACGCTCGGTGAAGCGGCTGAAGTGCTTCATTCTAACGGGAAAAAAGTAATCCTCTGTCTCACCCTCAGTGATGCGGAAAACAAATGA
- the lepA gene encoding translation elongation factor 4, whose protein sequence is MNNIRNFSIIAHIDHGKSTLADRIIQECGAVSDRELSKQMMDTMDIEQERGITIKAQSVRLDYVKDGQHYILNLIDTPGHVDFSYEVSKSLASSDGALLIVDAAQGVEAQTIANVYMAMENNLTLIPVINKIDLPAAEPERVAEEIETTIGIDATDAIMISAKTGVGIRTLIDAIVERIPAPVGDPSATTKAIIYDSWFDSYQGAMALVRVFDGEIKVGQMVKLMHNDENHQVLELLYPHPLRRQKTGAIKAGEIGIVILGVKEVGSIRVGDTITDARNPAREPVGEYAPAKPFVFAGIYPIDTDEFESVRDALDKLKLNDSSLSYEPETSIALGFGFRVGFLGMLHMEVVKERLEREFNLDLIATAPSVVYKVYKTDGTMIEVQNPSELPEPQTIEKIEEPYVRATVIVPTDYLGNVITLLTNKRGMQEKMEYLNETRVMLIYVMPMNEIVVDFYDKLKSTSKGYASFDYDPIEFREGDLVKLDVRVAGDVVDALSVIVPRCSAESRGRGLVTNMKEIVPRQLFEVAIQASIGNRVIARETVKSMGKNVTAKCYGGDISRKRKLLDKQKEGKKRMKAIGKVQLPQEAFMSVLKMD, encoded by the coding sequence ATGAATAATATTCGCAATTTCTCTATCATCGCCCATATCGACCATGGGAAAAGTACCTTAGCCGATCGTATCATCCAAGAGTGTGGAGCGGTGAGTGATCGTGAACTCTCAAAACAAATGATGGACACGATGGACATCGAACAAGAGCGCGGGATTACGATTAAAGCGCAAAGTGTCCGTCTCGATTACGTCAAGGATGGTCAACACTATATTCTAAATTTGATTGACACTCCGGGCCACGTCGATTTCAGTTATGAGGTTTCCAAATCGCTCGCGTCAAGTGATGGGGCATTGCTCATCGTCGATGCGGCGCAAGGGGTCGAAGCGCAAACCATCGCGAATGTTTACATGGCGATGGAAAATAACCTCACCCTTATCCCCGTTATCAACAAAATCGACCTTCCCGCCGCAGAACCGGAACGGGTAGCCGAAGAGATTGAAACGACCATCGGGATTGATGCGACTGATGCGATTATGATTTCAGCAAAAACGGGTGTGGGCATTCGTACCCTCATCGATGCCATAGTAGAGCGGATTCCTGCACCTGTAGGGGATCCATCGGCAACGACCAAAGCAATCATTTATGATTCGTGGTTTGACTCGTACCAAGGGGCAATGGCTCTGGTGCGTGTGTTTGACGGTGAGATTAAAGTAGGTCAGATGGTGAAGCTCATGCACAATGATGAGAATCACCAAGTTCTCGAACTTCTCTATCCCCATCCACTGCGTCGTCAAAAAACTGGGGCGATTAAAGCAGGTGAGATCGGTATCGTGATTTTAGGGGTCAAAGAGGTGGGTTCTATCCGTGTCGGCGATACCATCACTGATGCGCGCAATCCAGCTCGTGAGCCTGTGGGCGAATATGCCCCTGCAAAACCGTTCGTTTTTGCGGGGATTTATCCGATCGATACCGATGAGTTTGAATCGGTGCGGGATGCCCTCGATAAACTCAAACTCAATGACAGTAGTCTCAGTTATGAACCGGAAACCTCTATCGCTCTTGGGTTTGGGTTCCGTGTTGGATTTCTAGGGATGCTTCATATGGAGGTGGTTAAAGAGCGGCTAGAACGTGAATTTAATCTCGACCTGATCGCTACCGCTCCATCGGTTGTTTACAAAGTCTATAAAACGGATGGGACGATGATCGAAGTTCAAAATCCGAGCGAACTTCCTGAGCCGCAAACGATTGAGAAAATCGAAGAGCCCTATGTTCGTGCTACGGTGATTGTGCCGACCGATTATTTGGGGAATGTGATTACTCTGCTTACCAATAAGCGGGGAATGCAAGAGAAGATGGAGTATCTCAACGAGACGCGTGTGATGCTCATCTACGTCATGCCGATGAACGAAATCGTCGTCGATTTTTACGATAAACTCAAATCGACTTCCAAGGGATATGCGAGTTTCGATTACGATCCTATCGAATTTCGTGAAGGGGATTTGGTTAAACTCGATGTCCGTGTAGCGGGTGATGTGGTCGATGCCCTCAGCGTTATCGTCCCACGTTGTAGCGCGGAATCACGTGGACGAGGACTCGTTACAAACATGAAAGAGATTGTCCCTCGTCAGCTTTTCGAAGTGGCGATTCAAGCGAGTATCGGTAATCGTGTAATTGCTCGTGAAACGGTCAAATCGATGGGTAAAAATGTTACTGCCAAATGTTACGGCGGGGATATATCCCGTAAACGCAAACTCCTCGATAAACAAAAAGAGGGTAAAAAACGGATGAAAGCGATTGGGAAGGTTCAGCTTCCTCAAGAAGCCTTTATGTCCGTCCTTAAAATGGACTAA